A section of the Harmonia axyridis chromosome 2, icHarAxyr1.1, whole genome shotgun sequence genome encodes:
- the LOC123673313 gene encoding uncharacterized protein LOC123673313 — protein sequence MGNPASGTLAALVMDEVITISLRTLTFDVHFIKLYVDDTIFSIPKGKSDELLLKFNNVHHKLQFTIERESEATIPFLDVLLIRNEDGTISTNWYTIPTSSGRMLNYRSQHPTSQKIATITNLMFRAIYSFE from the coding sequence ATGGGAAATCCGGCTAGCGGTACACTAGCCGCCTTAGTTATGGATGAAGTAATAACGATAAGCTTAAGAACGCTAACCTTTGATGTCCATTTCATTAAactatatgtagatgacacgatTTTCTCTATACCAAAAGGGAAATCGGACGAATTACTCCTAaaattcaataacgttcatcataAACTGCAATTCACCATTGAACGAGAGTCCGAGGCAACAATACCATTTTTAGATGTACTGTTGATTCGAAATGAAGATGGAACCATAAGCACCAATTGGTATACCATACCCACCTCTTCTGGTAGAATGTTGAACTACCGATCACAACACCCCACATCCCAGAAGATAGCAACTATAACAAACTTGATGTTCCGTGCTatttattcatttgagtga
- the LOC123673115 gene encoding tigger transposable element-derived protein 4-like, with the protein MFGVGEMSKPRKLKSLTIGKKLEILKKVENRVNRKIICQEYDIPKSTLCTIIKNKDTIAKFGAEVNNPCVVKRNKPKKKVNTALIKWFEASRKANLPISGPILQQKALDFSRKLGDENFKASSGWLEKFKKRHGVLQKKACGESAAVNQEECDNWIRDVLPTILAPYEADDIFNADETGLFFKCLPDKTLTFKNEKCYGGKLSKERVTLLLAANMSGSEKLKPVIIGKSAKPRCFAGVKCLPLTYYSNKKAWMTSEIFEKWLLNLDKHFQLQNRRVLLLIDNCPAHPNIDHRLKAIKLIFFPPNTTSKLQPLDQGIIKSFKFHYKRRILQTVLDGFESNGTIPKIDLLDCIHTSAAVWRVDLTQETIQNCFRKAGFGTHNFYDYEDELPLSELKKIMTSEQKVALDLQESVFKCLEVLNADDKVSLEEYINVDVDLITSENPSEDEILEYVNNKQEDLENFSETIPEDDDEDDSVGAARQKPSDAEVAKAIETIRLAFSMNEAATDDDLTLIFEISKKFEAYRLNNKTFRQTLITDFF; encoded by the exons atgtttggaGTTGGTGAGATGTCGAAGCCGCGTAAACTGAAGTCTTTAACGATCGGAAAGaagttagaaattttaaaaaaagtggaaaatcgTGTCAACAGAAAAATCATTTGCCAAGAATATGATATTCCGAAAAGTACATTATGcactataataaaaaacaaagatacAATAGCTAAGTTTGGTGCAGAAGTGAATAACCCTTGTGTAGTGAAGCGAAATAAGCCTAAGAAGAAAGTGAACACTGCATTGATCAAGTGGTTCGAAGCTTCAAGAAAAGCAAATTTGCCAATCTCAGGGCCCATTTTGCAACAGAAGGCATtagatttttccagaaaattgggagatgaaaatttcaaggctaGCTCGGGATggcttgaaaaattcaaaaaaag ACATGGTGTATTGCAAAAAAAAGCGTGTGGGGAAAGTGCTGCTGTTAATCAAGAAGAGTGTGATAACTGGATTCGAGATGTTCTTCCTACAATTTTAGCTCCTTACGAAGCTGACGATATTTTCAACGCAGATGAGACTGGGTTGTTCTTCAAATGCTTACCAGATAAAACCTTaactttcaaaaatgaaaaatgttacggaggcaaattatccaaggaaaggGTGACTCTTTTATTAGCAGCAAATATGAGTGGCAGTGAGAAATTGAAACCTGTAATAATAGGGAAAAGCGCAAAGCCACGATGTTTCGCAGGAGTGAAATGTTTACCCCTTACTTATTACAGTAACAAAAAGGCCTGGATGACGAGTGAGATATTTGAAAAGTGGTTGTTGAATCTAGACAAACATTTCCAACTTCAAAATCGTAGAGTTCTATTACTGATTGACAACTGCCCTGCTCATCCAAATATCGATCATCGATTGAAGGCaataaagttgattttttttccacccAATACGACATCAAAATTACAGCCTCTTGATCAGGGAATTataaaaagtttcaaatttcattataaacgcAGGATCTTACAAACAGTACTAGATGGATTTGAGTCCAATGGCACTATCCCCAAAATTGATCTCTTGGATTGCATTCATACGTCGGCGGCAGTGTGGAGAGTAGATTTAACCCAGGAGACTATTCAAAACTGCTTCAGAAAGGCTGGTTTTGGGACACATAACTTCTATGACTATGAAGACGAACTGCCGctatcagaattgaaaaaaattatgaccagTGAACAAAAGGTAGCTTTAGATCTCCAAGAGTCTGTTTTTAAATGTTTGGAGGTATTGAATGCTGATGATAAGGTTTCTTTGGAGGAATATATAAATGTGGACGTGGATCTTATAACAAGTGAAAATCCTTCAGAGGATGAGATCTTGGAATATGTGAACAATAAACAAgaagacttggaaaatttttcagagacCATACCTGAAGATGACGATGAAGATGACAGTGTAGGAGCTGCAAGACAAAAGCCTTCTGACGCTGAAGTTGCTAAAGCAATTGAAACCATTCGGCTTGCGTTTTCAATGAATGAGGCTGCAACTGATGACGATTTAACTCTCATATTCGAAATAAGCAAGAAATTTGAAGCCTATCgtctaaacaataaaacatttagGCAAACTTtaataactgattttttttaa